One region of Polynucleobacter sp. MWH-Aus1W21 genomic DNA includes:
- a CDS encoding tripartite tricarboxylate transporter permease — protein MSSFDSLMQGFAVALQPMTLMYGFLGCLVGTLVGVLPGIGPALTIALLLPLTFKVPATAIFVLFAGIYYGAMYGGSTTSILLNTPGESATIVTSLEGNKMARRGRAGPALATAAIGSFVAGTIGTIALTFFAPWVVDAALAFGPAEYFSLMMLALVTVSAVLGSSALRGLISLVAGLLFGLIGIDLQTGQPRFTFGQPEFLDGIEVTIVAVGLFAIGEALYLAWQGKENKKTEVLAVSGSLWLSKEDFARSWKAWIRGSLLGFPIGAMPAGGAELPTLLSYFAEKKLSKKPEEFGHGAIEGVAGPEAANNASAAGVLMPLLTLGIPTSATAAIILSAFESYGIQVGPTLFAQQSGLVWTLIASLYIGNVILLVLNLPLVGLWVKLLKIPPQWLYAGIVVISVAGVYGSSNSVFDVGLLFFFGFLGFGMRRFDFPAAPMIIGLILGPMAEQSMRQALTISQGNWSTFFTRPISGTLMAVAIALLVIPNVLRFIRSRKAAA, from the coding sequence ATGAGCTCATTTGACTCCCTGATGCAGGGTTTTGCTGTCGCCTTGCAACCGATGACTTTGATGTATGGATTTTTAGGTTGCTTAGTAGGCACTTTGGTTGGAGTGCTTCCTGGTATCGGACCTGCACTCACAATTGCGTTACTACTCCCGTTAACTTTTAAAGTCCCCGCTACCGCTATTTTTGTTTTGTTTGCTGGTATTTATTACGGCGCGATGTATGGCGGCTCCACCACATCTATTTTGTTAAACACTCCTGGCGAATCAGCCACGATTGTGACCTCTCTTGAGGGCAATAAGATGGCGCGTCGCGGCAGGGCAGGTCCAGCACTTGCTACGGCTGCAATTGGTAGCTTCGTGGCTGGAACAATCGGCACAATTGCGCTAACCTTCTTCGCCCCTTGGGTCGTAGATGCGGCGCTGGCATTTGGGCCTGCAGAATATTTCAGTTTGATGATGCTGGCCTTGGTAACAGTTTCTGCAGTTTTGGGTAGCTCAGCTTTGCGTGGTTTGATTAGCTTGGTGGCCGGTCTCTTGTTTGGTTTGATCGGCATCGACTTGCAAACAGGTCAACCTCGCTTTACTTTTGGTCAACCCGAGTTTTTGGACGGCATTGAAGTGACGATTGTTGCTGTCGGTTTATTTGCGATTGGCGAAGCTTTGTATTTGGCTTGGCAAGGTAAAGAAAACAAAAAGACTGAAGTGCTTGCGGTATCTGGAAGCCTTTGGCTTTCTAAGGAAGATTTTGCTAGGTCCTGGAAGGCGTGGATTCGGGGCAGTTTATTAGGCTTCCCAATTGGTGCCATGCCGGCAGGTGGTGCAGAGTTGCCCACTTTGCTTTCTTACTTTGCCGAGAAGAAGTTGTCCAAAAAGCCTGAGGAATTTGGTCACGGGGCAATTGAAGGTGTAGCTGGACCGGAGGCTGCCAATAATGCATCTGCTGCCGGCGTGCTCATGCCTTTGCTAACCCTGGGTATTCCAACTTCTGCAACTGCGGCGATTATTTTGTCCGCGTTTGAGTCTTACGGTATTCAGGTAGGGCCGACATTGTTCGCTCAACAAAGTGGCCTAGTGTGGACCTTAATTGCCAGCTTATATATCGGTAACGTAATCTTGTTGGTATTAAACCTTCCTTTAGTCGGGCTATGGGTGAAGTTGTTGAAGATTCCACCGCAATGGCTCTACGCTGGCATCGTGGTGATTTCAGTGGCGGGTGTATATGGCTCGTCTAACTCAGTATTTGATGTAGGTCTACTGTTCTTCTTTGGGTTCCTTGGTTTTGGAATGCGTCGCTTTGATTTTCCTGCGGCACCAATGATTATTGGTTTGATCTTAGGCCCGATGGCAGAGCAATCGATGCGTCAAGCTTTAACTATTAGCCAGGGTAATTGGTCAACATTCTTTACACGACCAATCTCCGGCACATTGATGG
- a CDS encoding tripartite tricarboxylate transporter TctB family protein codes for MSTRLVASFLLVFCGVAIWQVLSIPESTMYSEVGPVLAPSILVALLSLLGVFYLLSTISSKAPDCVHHEDERPLPGGSKRVMFLLGGGLAFILLTKLIGFLIPATLCGLGVSMAFDAKFNIKTILMVLAIAGAFWTLFSALLGVDLGPLVNFSF; via the coding sequence ATGAGTACCCGTTTAGTTGCCAGCTTTTTGCTGGTGTTTTGTGGGGTAGCAATTTGGCAGGTTCTCAGTATTCCAGAGTCCACTATGTACTCTGAGGTTGGTCCCGTGTTAGCCCCATCAATCCTAGTGGCTCTGCTCTCTTTGCTTGGCGTGTTTTATTTGCTCAGCACTATTAGCAGCAAGGCACCTGACTGCGTTCATCATGAGGATGAGCGTCCGCTTCCAGGTGGATCAAAGCGTGTTATGTTCCTCCTGGGTGGTGGCCTTGCTTTCATTCTGCTGACTAAGTTGATTGGCTTTTTGATTCCTGCAACGCTCTGTGGTTTGGGTGTATCGATGGCATTTGATGCTAAGTTCAATATCAAAACTATCTTGATGGTCCTTGCCATCGCGGGCGCCTTTTGGACGCTCTTCTCGGCGCTTCTCGGGGTTGATTTGGGCCCACTCGTTAATTTTAGTTTCTAA
- a CDS encoding tripartite tricarboxylate transporter substrate binding protein has product MKTTRRDFLTYGSAFALVNSVPSFAFAQSKPLFESINMFIPAAPGGGWDSTGRAIEVAAKDAGLVGSFQFENVGGAGGMVGLPRFVNQRKGQANALMVGGSVMVGAAITNKSPVTMSDVTPIACLTEEAGIIVVPTDGKIKSWKDFEEAIKANPKSVSVAGGSAGGTDHQLLGLIIKALGKNPRDAAYVAFAGGGPANAAILGGQVVAGISGYSEFAEQIKAGKMKAIAVSGNKRIPGVDVPTLKELGVNVTAANWRGIFGAPGINAAQKTALIELATKIHATKGWAETLEKRKWTDAFVAGAAFDAQLKKYIAETETVLKELGLA; this is encoded by the coding sequence ATGAAGACAACTCGTAGAGACTTTTTGACATATGGTTCCGCATTTGCCTTGGTAAATAGCGTACCCTCTTTTGCATTTGCACAAAGCAAGCCTTTGTTTGAATCCATCAATATGTTTATTCCAGCGGCGCCTGGTGGTGGCTGGGATAGCACTGGTAGAGCGATTGAGGTGGCAGCCAAAGATGCTGGCCTAGTAGGCTCTTTCCAGTTTGAGAACGTCGGTGGTGCTGGCGGTATGGTGGGATTACCGCGCTTTGTAAATCAGCGTAAGGGCCAAGCCAATGCATTGATGGTTGGTGGCTCAGTAATGGTTGGTGCTGCAATTACCAATAAGAGTCCAGTCACTATGTCTGACGTTACTCCAATTGCTTGCTTAACTGAAGAGGCTGGAATTATCGTGGTGCCAACAGACGGCAAGATTAAGTCTTGGAAAGATTTCGAAGAGGCAATTAAAGCGAATCCAAAATCAGTTTCAGTTGCCGGTGGTAGCGCTGGTGGTACAGACCATCAACTCTTGGGTTTAATTATCAAAGCATTGGGTAAGAACCCGCGTGATGCAGCTTATGTTGCTTTCGCTGGTGGTGGCCCTGCTAATGCTGCCATCTTGGGTGGTCAAGTAGTTGCTGGTATCTCTGGCTACTCTGAGTTCGCAGAACAAATTAAAGCTGGAAAAATGAAGGCAATCGCCGTGTCTGGCAACAAGCGCATTCCAGGTGTAGATGTACCTACGCTAAAAGAATTGGGTGTTAATGTCACTGCAGCAAATTGGCGTGGTATTTTCGGTGCCCCTGGAATTAATGCCGCTCAAAAAACTGCCTTGATTGAGTTGGCGACAAAGATTCATGCAACCAAAGGTTGGGCTGAGACTCTCGAGAAAAGAAAGTGGACTGATGCCTTTGTAGCAGGCGCTGCATTTGATGCGCAATTGAAAAAATACATTGCAGAAACTGAGACTGTTCTCAAAGAGTTAGGTCTAGCATGA
- the crcB gene encoding fluoride efflux transporter CrcB: protein MWLSIFAIFFGAGLGALLRAGFNFLAVGIASTIPMGTFISNMVGGYLIGIAVAFFGNNPSLSPEWRLFVITGFLGGLTTFSSFSAEVVAFIQRGELGWALGTALLHLVGSLVLTLLGIWTFQTFR, encoded by the coding sequence ATGTGGCTATCGATCTTTGCAATTTTCTTTGGTGCCGGTTTAGGGGCTTTACTGAGAGCGGGCTTTAATTTTTTGGCGGTTGGTATTGCATCAACTATTCCAATGGGCACCTTCATTTCCAATATGGTGGGCGGCTACTTAATTGGTATCGCCGTAGCTTTCTTTGGCAATAACCCCAGCCTTTCCCCTGAGTGGAGATTGTTTGTCATTACTGGATTTTTGGGCGGCTTAACAACTTTCTCGAGTTTTTCAGCGGAGGTGGTGGCATTTATCCAGCGTGGGGAGTTGGGTTGGGCGCTTGGTACAGCCCTACTGCATCTCGTCGGATCTTTGGTGTTGACCCTCCTGGGTATTTGGACATTTCAGACATTTCGCTAG
- the ygiD gene encoding 4,5-DOPA dioxygenase extradiol has protein sequence MTSHRQPAVFAGHGSPMYAIEPNRYTAAWSALGKTFKRPDAILVISAHWVTRGVWVTAMSKPKTIHDFGGFPQTLFDVQYPAPGSPALADRVQELLSVPVVLEENEWGIDHGAWSVLKYLYPKADVPVVQVSLDGSMSAREHYELAKQLRPLRDENILILSSGNVVHNLRTIHWQEDAQPYPWAKEFNDFFISEMHANHHDPLIEWERYGDSAHLSIPTAEHYWPALYTLALQEEGEQVKIYADGIEMSSISMLGFSIQ, from the coding sequence ATGACTAGCCATCGCCAACCTGCAGTATTTGCTGGCCATGGCAGTCCAATGTACGCCATAGAGCCCAACCGCTATACAGCGGCCTGGTCTGCTCTAGGAAAAACATTCAAACGTCCAGACGCCATATTGGTGATCTCGGCCCATTGGGTAACTCGTGGAGTATGGGTTACCGCAATGTCCAAGCCCAAAACAATTCACGACTTCGGTGGCTTTCCACAAACGCTTTTTGATGTTCAATACCCCGCACCAGGCAGTCCCGCTTTAGCAGACCGCGTGCAAGAGTTATTAAGCGTTCCCGTAGTGCTTGAAGAAAATGAATGGGGCATTGACCATGGCGCATGGTCAGTCCTAAAGTATCTCTATCCGAAGGCTGATGTCCCGGTAGTGCAGGTGAGTTTGGATGGATCAATGTCAGCGCGTGAGCATTATGAATTGGCAAAGCAACTGCGCCCATTGCGTGATGAAAATATTCTCATTTTGTCGAGTGGTAATGTGGTTCATAACTTGCGCACTATTCATTGGCAAGAAGATGCTCAGCCCTATCCTTGGGCAAAAGAATTTAACGACTTTTTTATATCTGAAATGCATGCGAATCATCATGATCCTCTCATCGAGTGGGAGCGTTATGGTGATTCAGCACATCTTTCAATTCCCACTGCAGAGCATTACTGGCCCGCTCTGTACACCCTCGCCTTGCAAGAAGAGGGTGAGCAAGTAAAAATCTATGCTGATGGCATAGAGATGAGTTCAATTAGCATGCTAGGTTTCTCCATTCAATAA
- a CDS encoding site-2 protease family protein, with amino-acid sequence MITDYSIQAVAINAIPLIFAITIHEAAHGYAARRFGDNTAYMLGRVSLNPAKHIDPVGTILIPLVLLLTGSPFLVGYAKPVPVNFGRLRNPRIDSIWVALAGPGSNFIQALIWLILLIGLVGFGIDEKFLISMSQAGITWNLGLLVFNLFPLPPLDGGRVLASLLPARQSIALGKLEPWGFFIVLGLVFTGVISTLWMTPLMNFFEWLILLLTSPLRMIF; translated from the coding sequence ATGATTACCGACTATTCTATCCAAGCTGTAGCTATTAACGCGATTCCCTTGATTTTTGCCATCACCATCCACGAAGCAGCCCATGGTTACGCCGCTCGTAGATTTGGTGATAACACGGCATATATGCTGGGGCGAGTCAGCTTAAACCCCGCCAAACATATAGATCCCGTAGGAACCATTTTGATCCCGCTGGTCTTACTTTTGACTGGATCCCCTTTTTTGGTGGGCTATGCCAAGCCAGTGCCTGTGAATTTTGGGCGCCTCAGAAATCCCAGAATAGACTCAATATGGGTTGCATTAGCAGGACCGGGATCCAACTTTATCCAGGCGCTGATTTGGCTAATCCTTCTCATTGGTTTAGTGGGATTTGGAATAGATGAGAAATTTCTGATTTCCATGTCACAAGCTGGCATCACCTGGAATCTAGGTCTATTGGTATTCAACCTATTTCCCCTACCCCCTTTGGATGGAGGACGAGTTCTGGCAAGCCTACTTCCAGCCCGCCAATCCATTGCCCTGGGCAAGTTGGAGCCTTGGGGCTTTTTTATTGTCTTGGGACTTGTATTTACTGGCGTCATAAGCACTTTATGGATGACTCCACTGATGAACTTCTTTGAATGGCTCATTCTTTTACTCACTAGCCCCCTCAGAATGATCTTTTAG
- a CDS encoding cytochrome c: MKLQKLVLASTATVLSIGAGIAFAQFQKPEDAIKYRQSAFTVMANSFGKIGAVVKGEAPYNKDEVAKNAAIVATLSPLPWQAFGPSTEGGKAQAAVWSDSAKFKAAADKMQLAVVDLNKAAQSGDLESIKKAFGAAGATCKGCHDDFKKK, from the coding sequence ATGAAATTACAAAAATTAGTTTTAGCAAGCACCGCAACTGTTTTATCGATTGGCGCAGGCATAGCATTTGCGCAATTCCAAAAACCAGAAGACGCTATTAAATATCGTCAAAGCGCATTTACCGTGATGGCAAACTCATTCGGAAAAATTGGCGCTGTTGTTAAGGGCGAAGCACCTTACAACAAAGATGAGGTAGCTAAGAATGCAGCAATCGTTGCAACCCTCTCTCCCCTACCATGGCAAGCATTTGGCCCAAGCACTGAAGGTGGCAAAGCCCAAGCAGCCGTGTGGTCCGACAGCGCTAAATTCAAAGCTGCTGCTGACAAAATGCAGTTAGCTGTAGTAGACCTGAATAAAGCAGCTCAGTCCGGCGATTTAGAGAGCATCAAGAAAGCTTTTGGTGCAGCTGGCGCAACCTGCAAAGGCTGCCACGACGATTTCAAAAAGAAATAA
- a CDS encoding cytochrome b/b6 domain-containing protein, whose amino-acid sequence MKKIIRVWDLPIRLFHWLLVLCIIGSFISVNLGGNAIQWHAYFGYSVLTLLIFRIVWGFVGSTHARFTSFFPTKKAILDYLSGSSPRVLGHNPIGALSVFALLFVLSVQVFTGLFVDDEIAFQGPLAKFVPGWVVSLLSGIHEGNQVVIYTLITIHIAAIWFYKRFKGENLIKPMISGDKEIDPSEEAKYLPADLGRASKDGVLQRAFALLLLSIIAVVVGYFITK is encoded by the coding sequence ATGAAGAAAATCATTCGCGTCTGGGATTTACCAATCCGTTTATTTCACTGGCTGCTAGTGCTCTGCATTATTGGGAGTTTCATTAGCGTAAACCTTGGGGGTAATGCCATTCAATGGCATGCTTATTTTGGCTACAGTGTTTTGACCCTATTGATCTTCAGAATTGTTTGGGGATTTGTAGGCTCAACCCATGCGCGTTTTACATCTTTCTTCCCAACTAAAAAAGCTATTCTGGATTACTTAAGCGGAAGCTCGCCACGAGTTCTTGGGCACAACCCTATCGGCGCACTTTCTGTGTTTGCTTTGTTGTTTGTTTTAAGTGTTCAAGTATTTACGGGTTTATTTGTTGACGATGAAATCGCCTTCCAAGGACCTTTGGCAAAATTTGTACCCGGCTGGGTAGTCTCGCTTCTCTCAGGGATTCATGAGGGAAATCAAGTGGTGATTTATACCTTAATCACCATTCATATTGCAGCAATCTGGTTCTACAAAAGGTTTAAGGGTGAGAATCTCATCAAGCCAATGATCAGCGGCGATAAAGAAATTGACCCAAGCGAAGAGGCAAAATACTTGCCTGCTGACTTGGGTCGAGCCTCCAAGGATGGAGTGCTTCAGCGCGCTTTTGCTCTACTGCTCCTGAGCATAATCGCGGTAGTAGTGGGTTACTTTATTACGAAGTAA
- a CDS encoding MFS transporter — translation MNPSKAFKILMLYRIGATLSYQITMVAVGWHLYEITNSVVSLGLIGLAELIPYFALALYSGHAVDHHSRKLIAAIACLIHIAVALILASIALGWLSPPEPLIYAAVGLIGIGRALLRPSYQALFGQVIPREHLPRYTAYASSAFQICVVAGPGLGGLMIGFAGLEWTYLLAAACGVFGLYGITFINAPQEKSSNLSGHFLKSFLEGFHFVRKHELILGIMALDMFAVLFGGAVSILPAFVKEVLNAGPETLGILRAAPAAGAVITGIYLAKRPILTDSGKHLLLSVAGFGIAIIGFGISGNLWLCAFFLFISGCCDSISVVIRSSIMQLTTPDHMRGRISAINGIFIGSSNELGALESGIAASMMGLVPSIVFGGVATIAIVLITHRLAPHLSKLHLKDIS, via the coding sequence ATGAATCCAAGTAAAGCCTTTAAAATCCTGATGCTGTATCGCATCGGCGCAACATTAAGCTATCAAATTACGATGGTTGCGGTTGGCTGGCATCTATATGAGATCACTAATAGCGTCGTTTCCTTGGGCCTTATTGGTCTTGCAGAACTGATTCCATACTTTGCATTAGCCCTTTACTCTGGGCACGCCGTAGATCATCACTCACGAAAACTTATTGCTGCGATTGCCTGTCTTATCCATATTGCAGTGGCCCTCATACTTGCCAGTATTGCGCTAGGTTGGTTAAGTCCACCAGAGCCCCTCATTTATGCCGCGGTTGGATTAATTGGTATTGGGCGCGCCCTACTAAGACCCTCGTATCAAGCGCTATTTGGACAAGTGATTCCGCGTGAGCATCTGCCGCGCTACACCGCTTACGCCTCTTCCGCCTTTCAGATTTGTGTTGTTGCCGGACCAGGCCTTGGCGGCCTCATGATTGGCTTTGCCGGTCTCGAGTGGACCTATTTATTAGCTGCTGCCTGTGGAGTCTTTGGCTTGTATGGGATTACATTTATTAATGCACCTCAAGAAAAGTCGAGCAACCTGTCCGGACATTTCCTAAAGAGCTTTCTCGAGGGATTTCATTTTGTAAGAAAGCATGAGCTCATTCTTGGCATTATGGCGCTTGACATGTTTGCCGTCCTGTTTGGTGGTGCAGTCTCGATTCTTCCAGCCTTTGTAAAGGAAGTGCTCAATGCCGGTCCGGAAACTCTGGGAATTTTGCGTGCCGCACCAGCAGCTGGAGCGGTGATTACGGGAATCTATTTAGCCAAACGCCCCATCCTCACTGACTCAGGAAAGCACCTCTTACTCTCAGTAGCAGGTTTCGGAATAGCGATTATTGGCTTTGGCATCTCAGGCAATCTCTGGCTCTGCGCTTTTTTTCTATTCATATCGGGATGCTGTGACTCAATATCCGTGGTTATTCGCAGCAGCATCATGCAGCTCACGACACCAGATCATATGCGCGGCAGAATTAGCGCAATTAATGGAATATTTATTGGCTCATCAAATGAATTAGGGGCGCTTGAATCTGGTATCGCCGCGAGCATGATGGGTTTAGTGCCCTCCATCGTATTTGGTGGAGTTGCAACGATTGCAATTGTTTTAATTACACATCGTCTTGCACCACACTTAAGCAAGCTGCATTTAAAAGATATCTCTTAA
- a CDS encoding 3-hydroxyacyl-CoA dehydrogenase family protein codes for MLFTPAETKVVIVGGGTMGADVAAVCARGGCAVQVVEPTTERRALLPDYFANTMAELGYEHRTHLLSVAGTLEEVDWSDIDLVIECVPERLDIKRELFAKLEKYAKPETVLASNSTSFPISEIASGLRTSARMIGLHFFMPAHLVPCVEVVYGAKTSPMVGESLSRLMTACGMVPVAVKKDLPGFLANRLQHALSREAFAMVDEGICTPEDIDKAVRFGFGFRYIAAGPAMQRDHAGLEIHGAGGATIYPTLNNSPTIAKCLSDRIASGKFGMKTGEGFYTWTAETIKTERERYQDALRAGLKIIQKDLPEIK; via the coding sequence ATGTTATTCACACCAGCTGAAACCAAGGTGGTTATTGTCGGTGGCGGCACGATGGGTGCGGACGTTGCTGCGGTATGTGCGCGAGGTGGCTGCGCTGTGCAGGTAGTTGAGCCAACCACTGAACGACGCGCTCTACTGCCCGATTACTTTGCCAACACGATGGCTGAACTGGGATATGAGCATCGTACACATTTACTCTCTGTTGCTGGGACTCTAGAGGAAGTAGACTGGTCTGATATTGATCTAGTGATTGAATGTGTTCCAGAGCGCCTGGATATTAAGCGCGAGCTGTTTGCCAAATTAGAGAAATATGCAAAGCCAGAGACTGTATTGGCTAGCAATAGCACAAGCTTTCCTATTAGTGAAATTGCGAGTGGCTTGAGAACATCGGCCCGAATGATCGGCTTACATTTTTTTATGCCTGCACATTTAGTGCCATGTGTAGAAGTGGTTTACGGTGCAAAGACTTCGCCGATGGTTGGCGAAAGTCTGTCGCGATTAATGACTGCTTGCGGCATGGTGCCAGTAGCCGTGAAAAAAGATCTTCCTGGATTTTTGGCCAATCGCTTGCAACATGCTTTATCGCGTGAGGCCTTTGCTATGGTTGATGAAGGGATATGCACGCCTGAGGATATTGATAAAGCTGTGCGCTTTGGTTTCGGCTTTCGCTATATAGCAGCTGGTCCAGCCATGCAAAGAGATCATGCTGGCCTTGAGATACATGGTGCTGGCGGAGCAACCATTTACCCTACTCTAAATAATTCACCAACTATCGCAAAGTGCTTGAGCGATCGTATCGCTAGTGGTAAGTTCGGCATGAAAACAGGCGAAGGCTTTTACACGTGGACTGCTGAAACTATTAAAACAGAGCGTGAGCGCTATCAAGATGCCCTCCGTGCTGGGCTAAAGATTATTCAGAAGGACTTGCCAGAAATCAAATAG
- a CDS encoding 2-hydroxyacid dehydrogenase has protein sequence MIPVNSVLQVGHFPEIMQAEIDRRFTPTHHPDPQAPAPAGNFQAILIRSNTKLPEALVQQIPSIRMVATCGVGYDNLPLEYLKANGIKASNTPGVLNDAVCELAIGMMLALLRQLPEAQEYVKSTAWSKAPFRLTTTLAGKRVGIAGMGRIGQDLADRLKPFKVEIAYSGPNQKALPYTYHREIKDLAKDCDILFLACPATPESNKMVNAEVLEALGPTGYLINIARGSVVDEDALLYALQHKKIAGAALDVFDNEPNPSKSFLNLDNVLLTPHIGSATSETRIAMTQLAVDNLEAFFKHQPLPSEVNN, from the coding sequence ATGATCCCCGTCAACTCGGTGTTACAAGTCGGCCATTTCCCTGAAATTATGCAGGCAGAGATTGATCGACGCTTTACTCCCACTCATCACCCTGATCCGCAAGCACCAGCTCCAGCCGGAAACTTTCAGGCAATTTTGATTCGCTCCAATACAAAGCTTCCAGAAGCTCTGGTTCAGCAAATCCCCAGCATCCGCATGGTTGCAACCTGTGGGGTTGGTTATGACAACCTGCCCCTGGAATACTTAAAGGCAAATGGCATCAAGGCAAGCAATACCCCAGGCGTTTTAAATGACGCTGTTTGCGAGCTTGCAATCGGTATGATGCTTGCTCTGCTGCGCCAACTTCCAGAGGCCCAGGAGTATGTCAAAAGTACTGCTTGGTCAAAAGCACCCTTTAGATTGACCACCACTCTGGCTGGTAAGCGCGTAGGGATAGCGGGCATGGGTCGTATTGGCCAAGATTTAGCTGATCGCTTAAAGCCTTTTAAAGTGGAAATTGCATATTCAGGGCCAAATCAAAAAGCACTTCCTTACACTTATCATCGAGAAATCAAGGATTTAGCGAAAGACTGCGACATCTTATTTTTAGCTTGTCCAGCCACCCCTGAGAGCAACAAGATGGTCAATGCCGAGGTACTTGAAGCTTTAGGCCCCACCGGTTACTTAATTAATATTGCTCGTGGTAGCGTGGTTGATGAAGACGCCCTTTTATATGCGCTGCAACATAAAAAGATTGCTGGCGCCGCATTAGATGTTTTTGACAATGAGCCTAACCCGAGCAAATCTTTTTTAAATCTTGATAATGTATTGTTAACACCACATATTGGTAGCGCCACCTCGGAAACACGGATAGCCATGACCCAATTAGCTGTAGATAATCTAGAAGCCTTCTTTAAACATCAACCACTTCCATCGGAAGTAAACAACTAA
- a CDS encoding dihydrodipicolinate synthase family protein — protein MTISLHPSTLPAVLSPVLTPFKADGSPDAPKLLKQCKWLEANGVGQAIFGTNSEANSMSAPQKMSTLTTLIEGGLNPEHMMPGTGATSIDATVNMTRHAVEHRCAGVLMLPPFYYKDISDDGLFAYFSEVIQKVGSAALQIYIYNIPPVTKINLSLSLLERLTKEYPKTIVGMKDSSGDWAYTESVIKLLAPHGFRVYAGSEVFLMRALRAGGVGCISATANVNPKAIADLAAHWRESNADARQASLDQVRGIFAKYQMIAGMKTAVAHYSKDPEWLRVRPPLMQLTAEQQTQLLSELQQINFSMPGL, from the coding sequence ATGACGATTTCTCTGCACCCATCTACCTTACCCGCGGTGCTCTCCCCTGTTCTTACACCATTTAAAGCAGACGGCAGCCCAGATGCTCCAAAGTTATTGAAGCAATGCAAATGGTTAGAGGCTAATGGCGTTGGCCAAGCTATCTTCGGTACAAACTCAGAAGCAAACTCGATGTCGGCTCCACAAAAAATGAGCACATTGACAACGCTTATTGAGGGCGGCTTAAATCCCGAGCACATGATGCCGGGCACCGGTGCAACATCGATTGATGCCACTGTAAATATGACACGTCATGCAGTGGAGCATCGATGTGCCGGCGTATTAATGTTGCCACCCTTCTATTACAAGGATATTTCTGATGATGGCCTATTTGCATACTTCTCTGAAGTAATTCAAAAAGTCGGCAGTGCTGCACTACAGATTTATATCTATAACATTCCGCCAGTTACCAAAATTAACTTAAGTCTCTCTTTGCTGGAGCGTTTAACAAAAGAGTACCCAAAGACGATAGTAGGAATGAAAGATAGCTCTGGTGACTGGGCTTACACAGAATCAGTCATTAAGTTATTGGCGCCACATGGCTTCCGCGTATATGCCGGTAGCGAAGTTTTCTTAATGCGCGCTTTACGCGCTGGAGGAGTTGGTTGCATTTCAGCTACCGCCAACGTGAACCCAAAAGCAATTGCTGACCTAGCAGCACACTGGAGAGAATCCAATGCGGATGCTCGTCAAGCCAGCTTAGATCAGGTTCGCGGAATTTTTGCAAAATATCAAATGATTGCCGGCATGAAAACAGCCGTTGCTCATTACAGCAAAGATCCTGAGTGGCTTAGAGTTCGCCCGCCACTCATGCAATTAACCGCTGAGCAACAAACTCAACTACTCAGTGAATTGCAACAAATTAACTTCAGTATGCCTGGCCTGTAA